In bacterium, a single window of DNA contains:
- a CDS encoding T9SS type A sorting domain-containing protein: MKKIFLMILALMGLAGSVLAVAPSITVTTLWPDTSFTGPFTVRTVIKCADGVDYAALGFCFNPTDGPWSWSYNGWGATDDNWIEEYTQSGDTFFFEIPAIPLGLETPVVIGYQVYASNPSAEYTEDPGPNLYYSFTNTIYTPRFSNVSALKDTFFNGPFVVKTRLTTAFGDSVTGDIIYSDIAGGASYSRDSVSADSFYYYSMPRFSGNSQTPVKVSWFLTAYDTMGSWSQYPLKRDTMNWFNLVDPKPANTKILANTELPGPFVVWTTYKAEGAIINDSLWVFNSGASIWESFARDSMNADVYYYTIPQQQQAVVSPLLVQWYLKATDSLTGNYTYVPATTSSGVPYSFRILDLTVPSITNVTQLDNTSFTGPFEVTANFRDTSGIAQARIYFRTKPSAIDTSWNYLPMTATGNPDEYKASLPVQAPGMLVEYYVSAYDGALTAGGTLQKNTAYYPAGGQVTPNIFYIGSPEYKLLLVNDGLAANNYAPYYISCLDSNGVTFGYWDNRKASVLSQLHNINTLIWFTGDDSVNTLNQTDRDSLSAFLDRGGNLLLSSKNLGQSLGGKINSDTVDFYHNYLKVQFDTFNIALTYITFIGKPGLPISNGIKDTLYLSSLGTAGNYKSIDRVLPLAGADSLFTAKTIGGSGVVICSTAVYKAVYSSIPLETILKNSAGKLSRTQFIGRCLNWFGIQTFYKVAGEAVSEAGLVNDAALLYQAFPNPFSGNTTISFSLPASGNVSLKVYNVAGQLVKTICDEQRPAGVQKITWNGNDESGNKVSNGIYLYRLVTKDQNQTKKVMVLR; this comes from the coding sequence GACGGTGATCAAATGCGCCGATGGTGTGGATTATGCAGCCCTGGGTTTTTGTTTTAATCCCACTGACGGGCCATGGTCCTGGTCATACAACGGCTGGGGTGCCACCGATGACAACTGGATTGAGGAATACACGCAGTCGGGAGACACCTTCTTCTTTGAAATCCCGGCCATTCCCCTGGGACTGGAGACACCGGTGGTCATAGGTTATCAGGTCTATGCCTCAAACCCCTCTGCCGAATATACTGAGGATCCGGGTCCGAATCTCTACTATAGTTTCACCAACACGATCTACACCCCGCGGTTCTCCAACGTCAGCGCTCTAAAGGACACCTTTTTCAACGGTCCCTTTGTGGTCAAGACCAGGCTGACCACCGCCTTCGGCGATTCCGTTACCGGGGACATTATTTACAGCGACATCGCCGGCGGAGCCAGTTATTCCCGGGACAGCGTGAGTGCGGACAGCTTCTACTATTACAGCATGCCCAGGTTTTCCGGGAACTCCCAGACCCCGGTCAAGGTCAGCTGGTTTTTAACCGCCTACGACACCATGGGCAGCTGGTCCCAGTACCCACTCAAACGTGATACCATGAACTGGTTCAATCTGGTGGACCCCAAGCCCGCCAATACTAAAATCCTGGCCAATACAGAGCTGCCCGGCCCCTTTGTGGTCTGGACCACCTACAAGGCCGAGGGGGCGATAATAAATGATTCCCTGTGGGTGTTCAACAGCGGCGCCAGCATCTGGGAGTCATTTGCCCGGGACAGCATGAACGCTGACGTATACTACTACACCATACCCCAGCAGCAGCAGGCGGTGGTTAGTCCGTTGCTGGTTCAGTGGTATTTAAAGGCCACCGACAGCCTGACCGGGAATTATACTTACGTTCCGGCCACTACCAGTTCAGGGGTTCCCTATTCCTTCCGCATCCTGGATCTGACCGTACCAAGCATTACCAATGTTACCCAACTGGACAATACTTCTTTTACCGGACCGTTTGAGGTAACGGCAAACTTTCGCGACACTTCCGGAATTGCCCAGGCGAGGATATATTTCAGGACTAAGCCGTCGGCCATTGATACCTCCTGGAATTATCTGCCGATGACTGCCACCGGCAATCCCGATGAGTACAAGGCCAGCCTGCCGGTGCAGGCTCCCGGAATGCTGGTAGAGTATTATGTTTCCGCCTATGACGGGGCATTAACTGCCGGCGGAACACTTCAGAAAAATACCGCTTATTATCCTGCCGGCGGGCAGGTTACGCCCAATATTTTTTATATCGGAAGTCCGGAATATAAGTTGCTATTGGTTAATGACGGTCTGGCCGCCAACAACTATGCTCCCTATTACATTAGCTGTTTAGACAGCAACGGGGTCACCTTTGGCTACTGGGACAACCGCAAGGCCAGTGTTCTGTCCCAGCTCCATAACATCAATACCCTGATCTGGTTTACCGGAGACGACAGCGTCAATACCCTGAATCAAACCGACCGGGACAGCCTGAGCGCTTTCCTGGACCGGGGCGGAAATCTGCTGCTCTCCTCCAAAAACCTGGGACAGAGTCTTGGCGGGAAGATCAACAGCGACACCGTGGACTTCTATCATAATTATTTGAAGGTACAGTTTGACACCTTCAACATTGCGCTGACCTACATTACCTTCATCGGAAAACCCGGGCTGCCGATCAGTAACGGGATCAAGGACACCTTGTATCTTTCCTCCCTGGGGACGGCCGGAAATTATAAGTCAATAGACAGGGTATTACCATTAGCCGGAGCCGACTCTTTGTTTACGGCCAAGACCATCGGAGGCAGCGGGGTCGTCATTTGCTCCACCGCCGTTTATAAAGCGGTTTACAGCAGCATCCCGCTGGAGACGATATTGAAAAACTCAGCCGGGAAGTTATCCCGGACCCAGTTCATCGGCCGTTGCCTGAACTGGTTCGGCATCCAGACATTCTACAAAGTAGCTGGCGAGGCGGTATCCGAGGCTGGCCTGGTCAACGATGCGGCCCTGCTTTATCAGGCCTTCCCCAATCCCTTCAGCGGCAATACCACCATCAGCTTCAGCCTGCCGGCATCCGGCAACGTCTCTCTTAAAGTTTACAACGTTGCTGGCCAGTTGGTAAAAACCATTTGCGACGAACAACGTCCGGCCGGTGTGCAAAAGATCACCTGGAACGGCAATGACGAATCCGGCAACAAGGTCTCCAATGGAATATATCTTTACCGGTTGGTGACCAAGGATCAAAACCAGACCAAGAAGGTGATGGTTCTTCGTTAG